One genomic window of Glycine soja cultivar W05 chromosome 9, ASM419377v2, whole genome shotgun sequence includes the following:
- the LOC114425450 gene encoding 1-aminocyclopropane-1-carboxylate oxidase homolog 1-like, which produces MALEAVNDRKAEVQAFDDSKTGVKGVLDSGVTKIPTMFHVKLDSTHTSPTHSNFTIPIIDLQNINSNSTLHAEVVDQLRSASQKWGFFQVINHGVPVEVLDEMISGIRRFHEQDAEARKPFYSRDSSKKVRYFSNGKLFRDMAGTWRDTIAFDVNPDPPNPQDIPAVCRDIVAEYSKQVKALGTTIFELLSEALGLDPSYLEEMDCTKALYVMGQYYPKCPEPELTMGISKHTDCDFITILLQDQIGGLQVLHENHWVNAPPVRGALVVNIGDILQLMTNDKFISVYHRVLLRNMGPRISVATFFMNFTISKCTSKSYGPIKELLSEENPPVYRDMNMKEILTNYYAKGLDGSSYLLPLRL; this is translated from the exons ATGGCATTAGAGGCAGTTAATGACAGAAAAGCTGAAGTTCAAGCATTTGATGATTCTAAAACGGGTGTAAAAGGTGTCCTAGATTCTGGGGTAACAAAGATCCCTACCATGTTCCATGTCAAGTTAGACTCAACTCACACCTCACCAACTCACTCCAACTTCACCATCCCAATCATAGATCTTCAGAACATAAACAGCAATTCAACTCTGCATGCTGAAGTGGTTGACCAGCTTAGGAGTGCATCTCAGAAGTGGGGATTTTTCCAAGTGATCAATCATGGCGTTCCTGTGGAGGTTTTGGATGAGATGATCAGTGGAATCCGCAGGTTTCATGAGCAAGATGCTGAGGCAAGGAAGCCCTTTTACTCGAGAGATAGCAGTAAGAAAGTCAGGTATTTTTCTAATGGGAAGCTGTTCAGAGACATGGCTGGTACTTGGAGGGACACAATTGCATTTGATGTGAATCCTGATCCCCCAAACCCACAAGATATACCAGCAGTGTGTAG AGATATTGTGGCTGAATATTCAAAACAAGTAAAAGCGTTAGGTACCACGATCTTTGAGCTACTGTCAGAGGCTCTTGGCCTTGATCCTTCTTACCTTGAAGAAATGGACTGCACTAAAGCACTTTATGTTATGGGTCAGTACTATCCAAAATGCCCTGAACCAGAATTAACTATGGGAATTTCAAAGCACACTGATTGTGACTTCATAACAATACTTTTGCAAGATCAGATTGGTGGTCTTCAAGTTCTTCATGAGAATCATTGGGTTAATGCTCCTCCAGTGCGAGGAGCTCTTGTTGTCAACATTGGAGATATTCTGCAG CTTATGACTAATGACAAGTTCATCAGTGTTTATCACCGGGTCTTGTTGAGGAATATGGGCCCTAGAATTTCTGTAGCAACCTTCTTCATGAATTTTACCATATCTAAATGTACATCGAAGAGTTATGGTCCAATAAAGGAATTGTTATCAGAAGAAAACCCCCCAGTCTATAGGGACATGAATATGAAAGAAATCTTGACAAATTATTATGCAAAAGGCCTTGATGGGAGCTCCTACTTGCTGCCTTTAAGGTTGTGA
- the LOC114425609 gene encoding uncharacterized protein LOC114425609: MQQPVPESPSQPLNIHGITLKGKHDENWGQLFAPMIQQWNNRHAFRVDAYPRQEGLLSFNSDYMVWYRRKTKMFVDPENAKTATLGEVAEALQYMVSPQGRKTCTFDDLVPYVEKITILSEEQERVTEPVSHGPASERQFPPQQFHMLQSSIETQGIDRRRDTVEAEEYSQQMAERGHGMYYTPQTFAEYPTQMYQYPFQGHETDTSATQQSFGGFAETQAHFSWPTMTPSQQYHGPIPTPNAPLGTQWNVPGQIPNTGDLFGVDLRHAFSAEADEEEAGRHRGRRNPDRQARRWDRPCGTSSRHHGHQNE, from the exons ATGCAGCAACCAGTTCCAGAGTCTCCTTCACAACCCCTAAACATTCATGGCATAACATTAAAGGGGAAACATGACGAAAATTGGGGGCAATTATTCGCCCCAATGATTCAACAGTGGAATAATCGACATGCATTTAGGGTCGACGCTTATCCCCGACAAGAaggcctattgagttttaactcggactacatggtctggtataggcgaaagacaaagatgtttgttgacccaGAAAATGCAAAGAcggctacattg GGTGAAGTTGCGGAGGCATTACAATACATGgtgtctcctcaagggaggaaAACATGCACATTTGATGATCTTGTGCCTTATgtggaaaaaattacaattttatccgaagagcaagagagagtcactgagccagtgtcacatggtccagcatcagagcgtcaatttcccccacaacagtttcacatgcttcagtcaAGTATTGAAACTCAGGGGATAGACAGAAGAAGGGACACTGTTGAAGCGGaagaatattcccaacaaatggcggagcgtggccatggaatgtattacacgccacaaACATTTGCTGAGTATCCgacacagatgtatcagtatccttttcaGGGTCATGAAACTGATACTTCTGCAACCCAGCAATCGTTCGGTGGTTTTGCGGAAACACaagctcatttttcatggcccacaatgaccccttcacagcaatatcatgggccaattccaacacctaatgccccgTTAGGAACACAATGGAATGTACCGGGACAAATACCTAATACGGGTGACTTATtcggtgttgatttgcgtcacgCATTTTCTGCGGAGGCTGACGAAGAAGAAGCGGGGAGGCATCGgggcagaagaaatcctgatcgccaagcacgaagatgggatcgaccatgtggcacatcctcacggCATCACGGACACCAAAATGAATGA